AGATGATCTGCGTGTAGTGGCCCACGTCCATCCAGTTGCCCGTCGTGCTGACATCGGGGAACTGGCCTTTGCGGAAATAGCGCTTCTCCTCGACGAACGTGCCGAGCATGAAGGACACCGGGAAGCGTCCACGCGTACCGCGCCAAAGATTTTCACCATTGCCGAAGCGGTCATCGAACGCCGCGTGTTCGAAGCGGCCGGACGAGGCGAGCTCGGCTGCGTAGTCGGCTGCCTGCGCTGCCAGCGTCGCGTTCCACAGCAGGTCGGGCAGGCCCACTTCGGCGCGCGCGGCATTGTGGATCGAGAGGACCCGGTCCTGGAAGCCCGGTGTGGCGATCGCGCCTTGTGTGCGCATCGGTGCCGCGTCGGTGCACCCGGCGGTCGCAGTTATGGCCAGGCTGGCGACAAGGGTTCGAAAGGCGTTCATCGGCATTTCCCCGCCGGCAAAAGCCGGTAATACCGCAGGATATCAGCCGACCGGCTGACCGTAAACATTGCCTGCCGGCATGTAACGGCAGACGAGGAAATCGTTGCCTTGCTCGCGTGCGAT
This sequence is a window from Alteriqipengyuania flavescens. Protein-coding genes within it:
- a CDS encoding CAP domain-containing protein, whose product is MRTQGAIATPGFQDRVLSIHNAARAEVGLPDLLWNATLAAQAADYAAELASSGRFEHAAFDDRFGNGENLWRGTRGRFPVSFMLGTFVEEKRYFRKGQFPDVSTTGNWMDVGHYTQIIWPATTEVGCAMASNASDDYLVCRYAPTGNVNGIVVG